From Ipomoea triloba cultivar NCNSP0323 chromosome 5, ASM357664v1, the proteins below share one genomic window:
- the LOC116018748 gene encoding ADP-ribosylation factor 2-like, translating to MGQAFRKLFDTFFGNSEMRVVMLGLDAAGKTTILYKLHIGEVLSTVPTIGFNVEKVQYKNVIFTVWDVGGQEKLRPLWRHYFTNSDGLIYVVDSLDRERIGKAKEEFQTIIRDPFMLNAVILVFANKQDLKGAMTPMEVCEGLGLYDLRNRKWHIQGTCALKGDGLYEGLDWLASTLKEQKAGFS from the exons ATGGGGCAAGCCTTCCGCAAACTCTTCGATACCTTCTTCGGCAACAGTGAGATGAGG GTCGTGATGCTTGGGCTCGATGCAGCTGGCAAAACTACTATATTGTATAAACTACACATAGGGGAAGTTCTATCAACAGTTCCCACCATTG GTTTCAATGTGGAAAAGGTGCAGTATAAGAATGTTATTTTCACTGTGTGGGATGTTGGTGGTCAAGAGAAACTAAGGCCCCTCTGGAGGCATTACTTTACCAATTCCGATGGACTG ATATATGTTGTTGACTCTTTGGATCGAGAGAGAATCGGGAAGGCAAAAGAAGAGTTTCAG ACCATCATCAGAGATCCTTTCATGCTTAATGCAGTTATCTTGGTTTTCGCTAACAAACAGGACTTG AAAGGAGCAATGACACCTATGGAAGTTTGTGAAGGCCTTGGCCTCTATGATCTGAGAAATAGAAAATGGCATATACAAGGGACATGTGCTCTTAAAGGTGATGGGCTATACGAGGGATTAGACTGGTTAGCAAGTACTCTGAAGGAGCAGAAAGCTGGATTCTCTTGA